AAGCCGGCGATGCCGTTGCCCTGTCGCGACGGGTAGAGATCAAGTTCGGCGGCCTGGGGGCTCAGGCCCTCGGAGATCACCAACTCGAGCTTGCCGGTCTTCTCGTTGATCAGGCGGATGGCAAAGTGGTCGAAGTTGAGCAGCTTGTGGGCGGTCTCGATGATCCGGTTCTCGAGCACGCTCAGGCGTTCCATCGCGTTCTTGGAGCGCACGAACTCGGGGTCGATCGAGACCAGATCGCGCCCGGCCTGCTCGATGGCCGTCATCTTGCGATCGAGCCGGCGAGACTCGGAGACGTCGCGGATGACCGCGACCATGCGCGTATCGGCGACGCCCGCGCCTTCGCCCTGGGCCAGCGAGATCACGACCTCGTACCAGTTCTCTGATTCGTCGTCGCCGATCTCGACATTTCGGGTCGTGCACCGGCCTCGCTGGTTGCGGCGTTCGACCAGCCAGTTGTAGCTGTCGCGGGCAGCCCCGCGGACGCGATCGCCCACGTCGGGGTCCAGCGTCCGGAAGAAGGCATTCGCCCACACGATCGAGCCGTCGGGGGCCATCAGACAAACACCCTCGTTGACGGCGTCAAGGAGGGCGTAGGCACGATCCATCTCGCTGAATTCGGGAAGGCTCTGGCCCTTTTGAAGCACCACGACGCGGCCGCCGGCCTCCCGCAGCTTGGCCGCTTTCTCGCGGACCTCGTTCGGCGAACAATGTTCCACGCGGGCAATCTGATCGGCATGCTGGTCAAGCTCGGAAGCATCAGCCTCCGAAGTGCCGACAATCAGGATGGTGTACGCTGGATCACCCATTGCCACCCTGCCCCAGGACGCCCCCGCAGCAAACTCTAGGGGGCTGGCTGGCGAGGAATGCCCACGCCGGCCGGTTTGCCCCGCGATCGTCCACTCCCCAAGATCGGCATTTGACCTTGCCATGTTTCATCCGAACGGATAAACCCATCTCCGCGAAGAATCCATCCCGGCCGTCCAGTCCGGCCAGGCGTTCCAGCCCGCCTTCCGCCCCCGCCTTGCCCAAGATACTCGGACCATGATCGAAGCCCGAAACCTCCAGAAGAGCTATGGCCCCATCTACGCCCTGAGCGGTGTGAGCTTTGACGTGCCGCCGGGGCAGGTCACCGGGCTTCTGGGGGCCAATGGGGCGGGTAAGAGCACGACAATACGAATCATCACCGGATATACGTCGCCCGACGCGGGTTGGGTCCGTGTTAAGGGCATCGATGCTTCCCGCGAGCCAATCAGGGTTCGCCAGCATATTGGGTATCTGCCCGAGTCGGCGCCGACCTACGGTGAGATGCCGGTCGAAGCACTCCTGCGTTTCCGGGCCTCGCTGCACGGGCTGCGTGGGAAGCGCCGCACCCAGGCCGTCGATCGAGCGATCGATACCTGCGTGCTCGAATCCGTTCGCCGTCGTCGGGTCGGCAACCTCAGCAAGGGCTACAAGCAGCGCGTCGGGTTGGCGACTGCCATCCTGCATGACCCGGCCGTGCTCGTGCTTGACGAGCCGTCCAACGGGCTCGATCCCGGCCAGATCACCGAAACGCGGTCGCTCATTCGCCGGCTGGCCGAAGGCCGGACCGTGCTCGTGAGCAGCCACATCCTGCCCGAAATCGAGCGGACGTGCGACAGGGTAATCATTCTCGCCCGGGGGCGACCCTGTGCCGAGGGACCGCTGGATGAACTCCTTGCCCAGGGCGACCACGAACTCGTGTGCGAGGCGCGGTTTGCCGATCATCGGGCCGCGGCCGCGTCCGCGCGACAGGTGGAGGCAACCGAAGGCGTTGTATCCCTGGTCTCGCGAGACATGGACGGCGGTGTCGCTCGCTGGCGCGTGGGATTCGACCCTGCCCGCATCACCGAACCGACGTTGCGCGAGCGCATCGGGGCCGAGCTTTCGAGAGCACAGGCCCAGGTACGCTTGCTGGAGCGTGAGAAAGCCTCGCTCGAGGGGTTGTTCCTTCGGCTCATGGAGCAGGGCCCGCAGCCTGCGAGCGGCGGGAGTGCGGCATGAAGGGGCTCCGCGTGACGTGGGCGATCGCCTGGCGCGAATTCGTGGCGCTGTTCCGCGTGCCCGTCGGCTGGCTCGTGCTGGCCCTGTATGCCGGGCTGTGGGGCGGCATGTTCGTGCAATTCGTACTGGTTCCAGGCGCGCCGGCGACCATGCGGCCCCTCTTTGCCACCGCGGCCTGGCTGATGCTGCCCATTGCTCCGGCGATCTCCATGCGCTTGGTGAGCGATGAACTGCGAACGGGCAGCTACGAACTTCTGGCAACTTCGCCCGCGGGCGATCTCTCCCTTGCATTGGGCAAGTTCGTCGGCGCCGGCCTCTTCCTGCTGGCCCTGCTGGGCAGCACGCTGCCGCTGGTCGGCGTGCTGCTCGCGTTCAGTGATCCCATGCCCGATCCCGGTCCATTGATTGCCGGCTACCTGAGCGTCACGCTGCTGGGGCTCCTGTTCCTGTCGGTGGGCCTGCTGGCCTCCACGCTGACCGCGAGCCAGACGCTGAGTTTCCTTGGGGCCATGCTCGCGTTGTTCGTATGGCTGCTGGCCACGACCGCCGGCAGGGCGCGCGCACCCGACGAGATAGCCGACGTCCTGGCCACCCTGGCCATCACCGATCGCCTCGAGGGCTTCGCCAAGGGCGTCATCGACACCGGCGACGTCGGGTACTTTGTTGTATTGACCGGTTGGTTCGTCCTGGCTGCCTCCATGTGCCTGAGCGTCAGGAGGTGGCTGTGACTCGGTCGAGCAGGCAACGAGGGCCGTGGCGCAGACGGCTGGCGATCGGTTGGCTCGCGGCCACGTTCCTGATCGCCAACGGCGTGTCTGCTGCGTTCCTGATTTCGATCGCCGATCGCCACAGCGTGCGGGTCGACGTGACGGCAACCGGTGAGCATCGGCTGGCGCCCCAGACGCGTCGATTGATCGAGGCCGCCGACCCTGCGTCAGGCTTTGAGCTCGTCGTGGCCGCCGACGCGGCACGCATCGACCCCCGCGCGTGGCAGGCGCTGCTGGACGTCGGTAGCGAGCTCGAGGCTGCCGGAGCATTCACGCTCACCGCGCTCGAGGGCCCGAGCGCTCGCGAGGGACTGGAAGCCCTTGCCCGTCGACTCGCCGAGCGCGAAGCCACGGAAATCGAGGCCCAGGCACGTACGCTGCTGCGCTCGGCGGCGGATCTCCGACGGGCCGCCGAGATCGTCGAGCAAGCCGTCACGCCGAGCCTGAGCGACGCGGCAAAGGCGGCCGACGACGAACAACGACAGATCGCATCGGTCATGGCCGCCCGAGCCCAGACGGCGCCGCGACTGGCGACCGACCTGCGGGCGATTGCCGACGAGGTTCAGGGCCAACTGCAAACGGCCATCATGCCCGGCATCGAAGTTCCGGCGATCGATCGAGCGCGTTCAGGCTTGGCAGCCCGGGCCCGCGACGCGGCCGCACAGCTCTCGCTGCTGGCCGACGAGGCCCAGGTCATTGGGAACGATCGGCAGTACGCACAGGGCCTCCGCCGCGCTGCGATGGAGGTTCGCCGGGCCACCGGACCCGCACGCGACCTGTGCGCGTCGGCGGCGGAGGCGGCCGAGCGGCTGCCCACGCTCGACATCGTCCGCGTGCTGCGATCCGTGGGCGATGCCGCTGCGGCGGTGCTCATTGGCCCCGACGGCGCTGTTGCGATCGATGCCGAGACACTCCTTCCCCCGCCCGGCGTGCTGCGTCCCGAGGCCGCAACGGCGCCCTCCCTGCGCGGACGAATCGAAAGCCTGGTGTCCACGGCCATGCTCACCGCGGTCGATCCACGCCGCCCCATCGTGGTCGTCGCCCATGCCGAGGATGCCAGATTCATTGAGCGTCCTGGCGCCCTCGGCGGCGCCATCACGCACTTACGGCGACAGGGCATCGACGTGTTGGAATGGCCGCTGCTGCTCGAGCCCAACGCCCCGGGCCTGGCAAGGCTGGACCCAACGCGATCGAGACCGGTCATCCATCTGGTGCTGAATACCAACACGAGCGTGCGTTCCCCCGATCCGCTGGCCGCCCGGCCCGACGAGCGCGTGGCCGAACTCGGGGAACTCGTCCGTCGGCTCATCGATGCGGGCGAACCCGTTCTGGTGAACCTGACGCCGAGCGAAGTGGTCGTCGGGGGTGGCATCGACGCGACGGCAGCACCACTGGAGGCGTTCGGGCTCCGCGCCCGCTCGGGCGTGGCGTTGATGAGCAAGCCGGCACAGAGCAAAGTTGTCGAGCACGACGTGCTGGTCTCCAGCCCCGGCGGGGCGCATCCGATGCAGAGCGCCATGGCGGGCCTGATGGCGTATGCCCCGTGGGCGGTACCGATCGAACATGAAGGCGGCGGCGACGCGTGGCCACTGTTGATCGTCGACGATGCCGATACCTGGGGCGAATCGCGATGGTCCGGATACCGCCGCGTGGCCCGGGCCGAACGCCCGCGCGTTTCGAATCCGCCGCAACGAGAACCACAGACCGATGACGTCGAAGGGCCGTGGACCATCGCCTGGGCCGCCGAGCGCGACGTGGGCGAAGAAGTAGGCCGCGTCGTGGTCGTAGGCAGCAACGACTGGCTGGCCGACGAAATCACCAGTGCGGGCCAGAGCCTGGATGGACGCATGGTGGCTAGCTACCCGGCGAACCTGGCGATGCTCGACGCCGCAGTGCTGTGGCTCGCTGGCCGAGATGACTTCATCGCGCCAACCGTCAGTTCCTCGAGCGTCGCGATGGTCGGTCAGATCGACTCGGCCCTGCTCTCAACCCTTCGATGGTCGCTGGTGCTCGGCGTACCGGTCGGCATCCTTCTCGTGGGGGGCGTCTGGCGTTTCATGCGACGCTGAGTTTTCGCGCCCGATGCTCGAATGGCTCAGAAGGTCGGCCATGTCCCTGGGGGCGCGCGACCGCGCGGCCGGCTCGGGTGCCGCCACGATGGCCTGGGCCCGTTGCTCGGCTGCACGCAGGGTGGTGTCATCGATGGGTGTGCCGCATTCGGGGCACACGTTGGCAAAGCCGGGAACGCCCGTGAGGTCGTAGTGACAGCGCTCGCAGCACCATGCCTTGCGAGCATGCGGAATGCACGCAATGAAGAACCCCACCATTCCGACGAGCAGCAGGTAGCTCCAGAGCAACGTCTGCAAGACCGGCAGATAGATCTCGTAGTTGGTCCACGCATTGAGCAGCACGTGGAACTGGATCACCGCGAGCACGCCCAGCAGGCCACCGGTGACCCATGCGAATGCGCGCCAGTTGTATCGCCAGCGAACGGCGCCGTACCAGACCGCGACGGCATAGAAGACGAAGAGCAACACCTCCCAGAATGATAAACGCTCGACACGCAAACCCGCTCCCCTGTACGAGCGTTTAGGGAAGGCCTCAGGTCGTGGTGGGGGAGGTTCGCCGAGGCAGGCCCTTCAATCGCCGCGCGATAAGCGCCAGGCAAGCAAGGCCGATGGGGACGGCCACGATGACCTCCGCCACGCGGTTCAGGACGTCCGCGGTCAGCCCGGCCGAGAGCCCCGCATCGCCGCCGTAGAGCATCGCGGCCGGCAGGTTGGCGGCGAGGGCTCCGATAAGCCACTCTCGCAAACCCAGGCCGTTGCCCGCGAAGGGAACGAGCATGGCGATCTGGCTGGCGACGGCCAGGATCAGGGCGGCCGACAAGTCGATCGGAGCGCCAACGATCTCGAACGCCAGTGCGTATCGGCCGGCCCAGATCGCCATGTCGAGCACGCGCAGGGCGCCCGAGGCGCAGTAGCGGGCGGTGATTGGTTTGGCCTTCCACGCGGCCACGGCGATGACGCCACCCACGAACACGGGCAGGCCCACCATCAGGCTCCATGCAGCCAGGGCGCCGACGCCCCGCAAGAGCAGCGCTCCCAGCAGCATCACACCGCTGGCGACGGCGGTGATGACCGCGCCTTCCAACAGCGTCTGGCCCGTCCGGCGCACCGGTATGCCGTTGACGGCCTTGTGGTACGCCACGCGGCCCACCATGCCCGGCCGCATGGGCAGGTAATTGAGCAGCCAGGCCATGCCCACCAGGGCGCACGTTTCACGTACACCGAGCCGGCCAAATCGCGAGAGCAGGAACCAGATCGAGCCCGAGATGCTCAGCCAGTTCAGCAGCGGCAAGGCGATGAACAACAGCACGAACCACCACGGATGGTCGCCCAGGGCCTGAACCGACCGGTGCATTGCCTGGGGATCCTGGCGGAGCGCCGCGATGATTGCCAGCACCACCAGTGCAGCGCCCGCCACGAAGCCCGCGATGCGGAACCAACGTGTCTGGCGCCACCGGTTGGCCTTGGTGGCCAGGGTGCGCATGCGGCCGGCGGCCGAGCGCGGCAAGCGCTGGCCGGCGATGCGTTTCATGGCGATGCTGGCGTCGTCGCGGGGGTGCCACGCTGCTGACGTGCCTGCGGGGGACCGAAACCCTGGTAGTTCGCGTAGCTGCGGTCACCGTTCTGCAAGCGCGTCTGCAGGAGTTCGGCCAGTTCCACCAGCCGGGTGTCTTCGCTCTGTGCTGCCCGCTCGAAGGCGGGGTCCGCGGCATCGCTTGCACGCGTCAGCAGAGCCGTGGCAAGGGCCACAGGCCCTTGGGCGTTGTCCAGTGCAATCCGATCGAACGGCGCAGTGGCGCGCGCGATCTTTTGGTTCGGAAGGGCCACCATCATCGCCACCTGCACCATCTCGGGAGAAATCTTCAAGCGATCCCCCGCTGCCTCCATCACGGGCACGTATGGCTCAGGGGGCCAGCCCTGTGGCGGCGTGCCTGGCCTGAGTAGATAGCTCTTTATTGCTACAGAGAGGGTTGGAATGACAGCCTGATCGTCAAACTTCAGCCGATCAGACAACCGTGTTATGTTGATGCGCTGGCCCTCGGAGCTCATTTCTGGAAGTGGTCGACGAACGAGCAGGCCTGTCTCGGCGCTCAAGCACATCGGCCCCGGCCGATAGCTTGCGTTTCGGGTGTAGATAAATCCTTGCAGGGCCCGCCACCGTGTACGAGTCGTGCGCTGTCCGGCGGCCTCAAGCACCCAGCCGGCAAGTCCTGCGCCCGCCCAAACGTCGATGACCAAGCGCTCACGCGGCATGAGCCGAAGCCGGGTGTCGACGCTGCACACCTCTGGGATTGCCACGGGCGTCAGTCGTTCCAGGTCGGCGTCGAGCACGGGCGACAACAGGATGCGGCTGTTGATGGGCGTACTGGGGCCAACGCCAAGCGGAATCGGCGAGTTGTTCCGCAGCGTCAGACGCAAACGCGTGATGTCGGTCACGTGTTCGTGGGGCGTCGGTGCTTCGATCGTCAACTGCATGAAGTTCTCTGGTTTTTCGACGATGCGGTCGAGCCAGTCGGGAATCGCTCGCGCGGCAGCGCCGACGCCCTGCGCGTCGGGGTAGGGCGATGCAACGCCCAGGTCGAGCAGTTCCTGGTGGGCCCATGCGCCCCAGGTCGTTGCCGGGTCCTGGCGAACCAAGCCACGGAGCAGCGGAATCGCGTCGATCGTGCGGCCGTGCTCGATCAAGGCGTGGGCGTAGGCCAGAGGCGCCATCGGGGCTGTCTGCTCGTTCATCCGGCGTTCAAGATCGGCGAGCCGCTCGTCGGCCTCGGGCCTGCCGACGGCGTCGATGGTGTCCAGCAGCGCGACCACAAGGGCGAGCTGCTCGCGTGCGGGGGTAATGACCTCGATATCGACCTCACCAAGGATGGTCTCGTCGGCGATCGCTCGGTCCATGGCCTCGTTGGCCTGGCGGATGTCGGCACGCACCAACTCGGTCTGCACGCCAGCCAGCACCATGGCCAGGGCCGTCTCGGCGCGCACCTGCGTCGCGAGCAGGGCCACCTTCCGCGCCTCGTTACGATCGCCTTGCGTGGCCACCAGCATCTGGCGCAGCCGCTCGGCGGTCGAGCCACGCAGATCTTCCGAAGCCCGGCTGGCAGCCGCGGGATCGCCCCCGGCATCGGCCAGCAGCATTCGGAGCAGAGCCGCGTCGGGCGACGGAAGAATGTCGAGGGGTTGTTGCATGCCCTGCGTGTCTTCGCCACGCTGTTGCATCATCTGAAGCATTCGCGCCAGCCTGGCGCGCTCTTGCAAAATCGGCAACTCGAGTTCCTCAGCCAGGCCCTTGGGGCCAAACGCCAGCCAGCGAAGCTGCACGCGGCGCAGGGCGGTGGCCGTGTCGGACGAGCGACCGGCGGCAGCCAGCAGCGTCTGGGCATGATCGTGGAACCGGATGGCCTGCGAGAAGGCGCCGTTCCGGGCCAGGTGGTCCGACAGCTGCGCATGCACCTGCGGATCGACCGGGTCGGCAAGCAGCAGGTTGGCGAGCATCTCGACGCGGCCGATCGAACCGCCGCCGGCCTGGTCGTAGTAGGCCAATGAAATAGCCGCTGCTTCCTTGTTGGTCGAGTCGAGTTCGGCCGCGGTGGCCAGCAAATCGACGAACCGGCGCTCGTCGCCCGTCTCGCGCGCCAGGAGTGCGGCATCCAGCGCAAGGCGGCTGCGAATCGCCGGCGACACGCTCTCGGCGCGCAACAGCCGTTCGTACGCCGACAGGCGCTCTTCGACCGTCTGGATGTTCTCGATGCCCGCGGCGATGACGCGGAGCAAGGCGACCTCGTCGGCCGGGTCGAGCTTGATGAGTTCGCGGGTCAGTTCCAGGGCTCGATCGTCCATGCCCGCCGACCATGCCGCCTCGATCTGGCGACGCAGCAGGATGGGCTCGTCGGGGGCGTAGGTCCGGGACAGGTCCAGCGCCAGCATGGCGATGCGGTAGTCGTCCGGCGTGGGGCTGCCCTGCATGCGCAGGTCGAGAAGGGCGATGCGACCCAGCCCGAAGGCGGCGTACTCGTCCAGCGGCTCGGGAACGGGCTGCGCGAGCCCACGGGCCGCGAACAGCCCTGCGAACGCGAGGATGAGACCAACTGCCAGCCGATACGAACGGGTCAAGAACCACCTCCAACCTGCGTGCCGCGGCGATCGATCCCCGGCCGCCTCAGAACCAGAGCGTCCAGGCCGTGGCCACGAAGCCGATGCAGAACAGGCATACCAGCGCCACCTCGACGATCCAGCCCAAGGTCCTGCTCGCCTTGGGGAACACCCTGTCGGCCACAAGGAACATGAACACGAAGGTCCCCATGGCCACCGCCGTCCAGCCTCCAAGGGCGGCCGGTACCGAGAACATCGGCCATCTGGGCCCCGCGCTAAACACCAGCCAGAGCCCAGCGACGACCAGCACCCCCGCCCACGCCGTGGCCACGAGGGCCAACGCCGCCGTGCTCAGGCGCCTGGGGGTGAGTACGGGGTGGCGGGGGCTGGGTTCGGGCATGGTGCTGCTTCGAGGGGACCATCCGAAACGTCCTTGCTCTCGGTCTGTCACTCCTGGTCGAGTTCGAGGACATCCGGTCTGGGCGTCCATTGCCGAGACAAGACCAGAGTCGGCACGAGCAGGTCTATGCCGCCGGTCGCCAAAAGCATAACGCGAGGCGTGTCTGCAAAGCTGTCCGAGAGGCACAGACCGTCGAAGTAACCCATGCTGTTCTGCATTCGCCAGCGAAACCGCAACTCTCGTCCGATCAGGAGATCCCACGGTTCCCGCTCGGTCATGTCCTGTATCTGAAAGCAGTCAGATTCGGCCAGCGTCGCGGTATCATGGGAATGGCGGAACAGCCGAAGCGTGACCGTCTCGTTGTCCAGAGAAACATGCCAGTCGGATCGATCTGTGCCGAGCAAGAGCGCGTGGATTTCGCCAACTTCGGCGTCCACCATGTGCTTCACGCTGCGAAGCACGAACGACTCGGACAGTTCGTCGGTCCAATCCCACATGGCTCTACCACAATCCTCGGGTCGCTCGACCTACCCCAACTGCATCGTCATCAAGAACTCCGCGTTCGTTTTCGTCTTCTTGAGCCGGTTCAGGATCAATTCCATGCCCTCGACGACGTTCATGTCGCTGAGGACCTTGCGAAGCTTGTAGGTCAGCTCGAGTTCCTTGGGGTCGAGCAGCAGTTCCTCGCGACGCGTGCCGCTGGAGCCGACGTCGATGGCGGGCCACACACGCTTCTCGACGAGCTTGCGGTCCAGGTGCAACTCGCTGTTGCCGGTGCCCTTGAACTCCTCGAAGATGACCTCGTCCATCTTGGAGCCGGTCTCGACCAGCGCGGTGCCGATGATGGTCAGGCTGCCGCCGTCCTCGATCGCGCGGGCGGCGCCGAAGAACTTCTTGGGGCGTTGCAGGGCGTTGGCGTCGATGCCGCCCGACATGATCTTGCCGCTGTGGGGCTGCTCGGCGTTGTACGCGCGGGCCATGCGGGTGATCGAGTCGAGCAGGATGACGACGTCGTCGCCGAACTCGACCATGCGCTTGGCCTTCTCGATGACCATGTCGCACACCTGCACGTGGCGATGGGCGGGCTCGTCGAAGGTGCTGGCGACGACCTCGACGTCTTCGCTGGTGTTGCGGCGGAAGTCGGTGACCTCCTCGGGCCGCTCGTCGACGAGCAGCACGATGATCTTCACCTTCGGGTGGTTCTTGGTGATGGCCTGGGTGATCTTCTGCATCAGCACCGTCTTGCCCGTGCGGGGCGGGGCGACGATCAGGGCGCGCTGGCCCTTGCCGATGGGCGCCACCAGGTCCATGATGCGCGTCTCGACCACCTCGGGCCCGGTCTCCAGGTTGAACCGCTCCTCGGGGTGCAGCGGCGTCAGGTCCTCGTACTGCTTGAGCTTGTGGGCGGCCGAGGGATCGCGGCCGTTGACCTCGTCGACGCGCAGCAGGGCGAAGTAACGCTCACTTTCCCTGGGCGGGCGGATCAGGCCGCGGACGACCATGCCCTTGCGCAGGCCGAAGCGGCGGATCTGGCTGGGGCTGACGTAGATGTCGTCGGGCCCGGGCAGGTAGCTCTGCTCTGCGGAGCGGAGGAAGCCGAAGCCGTCGGACATGATCTCCAGCGTGCCGTCACCGACGAGCAGGCCCTGGCTGGCGGCGCGGAGCTTGAGCAGCTTGAAGATCAGGTCCTGCTTGGTCAGGCCCTCGTAGTCTTCCAGGCCGTCCTTCTTGGCGAGCTTCTTCAACTTGTCCAGGTCCATCTTCTGGAGGTCGCTGATGCTCAGGGCTTCCTTGAGCGCCTTGGGGTCGGCCTTGGCGGCGATCTTCTCGATCTCGGCCGCCTCGCGCTCCAGTTCGTCGTCGCTGGGCAGGCCGTGGTCGAAGCTGCCCTGCCCGCCCGAGCCCTTGCGCTTGCGACGCTTGCGGCGTCCGCCGCCCTCGCTGTTGCCGTCGCGCCGTCCGCCGCCGGAACGCGATCGAGGCCGGTCGCCGCCGCCGCCGCCATCGCGGTCGCGGGTCTCGGCGGTCGCCGTTGCGGTGCTCTCGTCGCGGTCTTCACGCTTTTCGGCTGGCGGGGTCTTCGCCATGGCGTCCTCGCAGGATGTTGGATGGGAACCGGGCTTGCGGAGGGCTGGTGCCGTCACGAGCGGCGACACGGCCGGCCAGAATGCCGGCGTCCAGCCAGGATGGCGTGCCAATCGGTGGCCTGACGACGGCCAACTGACGAGGGGGGCGGGGCGACGCAACGCGTGCCCGACGATTCGCCCGGATTGGCAGGGGAAAGGGTCGCCACGGCTCGCGTGGCTGGCTAGACCATAGCCGGCCACGATGACCCGGGCAAACGGCCCGGGGTGTCGCTTAGGACCGCCCCGCGCCGCTGCGGATCGCCTCGAACGCCGCCCGCACGCGGGCCCTGAGGGCCTCCAGGTCGCCGTCGTT
This is a stretch of genomic DNA from Phycisphaerales bacterium. It encodes these proteins:
- a CDS encoding ABC transporter ATP-binding protein, yielding MIEARNLQKSYGPIYALSGVSFDVPPGQVTGLLGANGAGKSTTIRIITGYTSPDAGWVRVKGIDASREPIRVRQHIGYLPESAPTYGEMPVEALLRFRASLHGLRGKRRTQAVDRAIDTCVLESVRRRRVGNLSKGYKQRVGLATAILHDPAVLVLDEPSNGLDPGQITETRSLIRRLAEGRTVLVSSHILPEIERTCDRVIILARGRPCAEGPLDELLAQGDHELVCEARFADHRAAAASARQVEATEGVVSLVSRDMDGGVARWRVGFDPARITEPTLRERIGAELSRAQAQVRLLEREKASLEGLFLRLMEQGPQPASGGSAA
- a CDS encoding DUF6334 family protein, yielding MWDWTDELSESFVLRSVKHMVDAEVGEIHALLLGTDRSDWHVSLDNETVTLRLFRHSHDTATLAESDCFQIQDMTEREPWDLLIGRELRFRWRMQNSMGYFDGLCLSDSFADTPRVMLLATGGIDLLVPTLVLSRQWTPRPDVLELDQE
- the rho gene encoding transcription termination factor Rho — translated: MSISDLQKMDLDKLKKLAKKDGLEDYEGLTKQDLIFKLLKLRAASQGLLVGDGTLEIMSDGFGFLRSAEQSYLPGPDDIYVSPSQIRRFGLRKGMVVRGLIRPPRESERYFALLRVDEVNGRDPSAAHKLKQYEDLTPLHPEERFNLETGPEVVETRIMDLVAPIGKGQRALIVAPPRTGKTVLMQKITQAITKNHPKVKIIVLLVDERPEEVTDFRRNTSEDVEVVASTFDEPAHRHVQVCDMVIEKAKRMVEFGDDVVILLDSITRMARAYNAEQPHSGKIMSGGIDANALQRPKKFFGAARAIEDGGSLTIIGTALVETGSKMDEVIFEEFKGTGNSELHLDRKLVEKRVWPAIDVGSSGTRREELLLDPKELELTYKLRKVLSDMNVVEGMELILNRLKKTKTNAEFLMTMQLG